A window of the Acidovorax sp. YS12 genome harbors these coding sequences:
- a CDS encoding glycosyltransferase has product MSKKIPLTVALMTYNRGGSYLREAIQGILNQTYRDFEFLILDNGSIDDTPQVVLSYKDDRIRYVRNPPGLSAFFNGASAVKISRSERLLITFDDDIMLPTMVERQMALMDSDPDIVGVWSNIQTINQDGVIIEDNSAALGKDQIYDRGEFLADFLSHQVWPIPCTLMFKKNPRKDWGIDFTYYGGTLPERVKKKIENVHGGDDVLTLVGHNSRGKIAFINDPLYKYRRHNQQDTHAVDPTRGILSTYKKIKKFIRSQSYISDEIRTTVDAFVMHYEVQHAIASTPDEASAKQSIRKISALFNKKKDAQDDATQYRILSTAILLSYYKDRACRERLTSNLPPPGPQYSTATRALYAWAQHRALNENLFASIPKESKIAILGSVFIASLLIHEARARGLHITCCLDSNRNRQHKTLLGVPIIPTAELASNKTIDYVFLSSEKDHEPYLIDYLSKLNSAVKISSWKILCQPALEAHQSHDSQ; this is encoded by the coding sequence ATGAGCAAAAAAATACCGCTGACCGTCGCACTCATGACCTACAACAGAGGCGGATCGTACCTACGAGAGGCGATACAAGGCATTCTGAATCAGACCTATCGGGATTTTGAGTTCTTGATCCTCGATAATGGCAGCATTGATGATACGCCGCAGGTTGTCCTAAGCTACAAGGACGACAGAATCCGGTATGTCAGGAACCCGCCGGGCCTCTCCGCTTTTTTCAATGGCGCATCCGCCGTGAAAATTTCACGCAGCGAACGCCTACTCATCACCTTCGATGACGACATCATGCTACCCACCATGGTGGAGAGGCAGATGGCGCTGATGGATTCAGATCCTGACATTGTGGGCGTTTGGAGCAATATCCAAACCATCAACCAGGATGGGGTCATCATCGAAGACAACTCTGCCGCGCTGGGTAAAGACCAAATCTACGATCGTGGAGAATTCTTGGCTGATTTTCTGTCGCATCAGGTCTGGCCCATCCCCTGCACCTTGATGTTCAAGAAAAATCCTCGCAAGGATTGGGGCATTGATTTCACCTACTACGGCGGCACCCTGCCCGAAAGGGTCAAGAAAAAGATAGAAAACGTGCATGGCGGAGACGACGTTCTGACGCTGGTGGGCCACAACTCCAGGGGCAAGATCGCCTTTATCAACGACCCCCTGTACAAATACAGAAGGCACAACCAACAAGACACACATGCCGTCGATCCGACGAGGGGCATTCTTAGCACATACAAGAAGATAAAGAAATTCATCCGATCACAAAGCTATATTTCTGACGAAATACGCACCACCGTGGATGCATTCGTCATGCACTACGAGGTGCAGCACGCCATTGCCTCCACACCGGATGAAGCATCCGCCAAACAATCCATTCGAAAAATATCAGCCCTTTTCAATAAAAAGAAGGATGCCCAGGATGACGCAACGCAGTACCGCATCCTATCAACAGCCATACTGCTCTCTTACTACAAAGACCGTGCATGCCGCGAACGCCTGACGAGCAACTTGCCTCCGCCCGGCCCGCAATACTCCACCGCGACACGGGCTCTTTATGCATGGGCGCAGCACCGCGCCCTCAATGAGAACCTATTCGCAAGCATTCCGAAAGAATCAAAAATCGCCATTCTTGGCAGCGTCTTCATTGCATCCCTTCTCATTCATGAGGCTCGTGCGCGTGGACTCCACATCACCTGCTGTCTTGACTCAAATAGGAACCGACAGCACAAGACATTACTTGGAGTCCCAATTATTCCGACAGCAGAACTGGCTTCCAACAAGACAATCGACTATGTCTTTCTTAGTTCCGAGAAAGACCATGAGCCTTACCTGATAGATTACCTCTCCAAACTTAATTCGGCAGTCAAGATATCTTCATGGAAGATTCTTTGCCAACCGGCATTGGAAGCGCATCAATCCCATGACAGCCAATGA